The sequence ATGAAAACAAGCAAAAACCAAACGAATAGGCCACTTGTACATATTCATGAATCCACAGTACCGAATAATCGCATCCAAAATAACCATAGGAATCGGAATTGCACAAGCTGCGACGTGCggggaaaacaaaaataaacagaaaattcaaacGCATAACTGAATGTTTAATGAAGGAAGACTAATTTACCATTCTTTCGAAGTGAAATCTGTGCTGGAAATGGCCCGGAGAGAGAATTCGGAAAGAAAAATGTTGTGAGAATTTGGAAAGTTGTGAgctgaaattttgaaatatgagGTAGCTAATGTTAAATTGGTCCGGGTCCGGGCGCCCgttattaaattatgggcCTCGTATCTGAATCGAGTTGGATATGTCAAATCCAATTTATCGCGTTTTATATTTTGGCTATTAAtggatataattaaataaaatatagggaaaataaaacaaacatcttatcaaattttgaacatacaatgaattaaaagtttattgatataattaattaaataaagtgaTAGCTATTAATGGAATTAAACAATGATGGAATTAAACCCCTAAAATGTTGGGTGTTTACTATcaatcatattttcaaaataagttcaTAACACcgtattaaatattaattaatataaatataaataagtttaattttatttacaaatacaaacaacttctttatataatatttaaaatattttacaaccATGAATAATTACAGAACAATATTATTCGCAAATCAAATATCCATAAAAGTCTAGAGTTACTTGCAAAATtcgagaaaaattatattaaaagattgttttccaatataattatttggacagttaaaaatataatcagatatattaaacaaatactaaataaaacttttattttttactttctcaaaaataaataaataaaggggTTCCTGCATATaaagatttataaaaaattggaatatTGATGTGAAAACCCAAAACCTTAAAATCGTTTTAAAGTTTTGtctggaatatatatatatatatatatagaagtcGTCAGAACCCAACAGCCCCAAAACCGGGTCGGGTCCACCTTCAGACAATCATCAAGCATTGATACGCGTCGTTACGTCATAACTAACTACACgtagtaataataaaaccagctgaaattacattaacattaCATTACTACGTGAATAAGCCAAGAAATTCTTGTCTGAAACTGAAACTGAAATCCACCAGTTTTTTCACCTCGTCGGCGCCTTCTCGTCtccttcttcattttcttccacTTCTAATTACCTTCGCACTCTCCACCGACACAATAATCCATCCCCATTTTCGGTAATTGCCCTCCATCTCCCACCGCCCAGATCCCGTTTTCCTCCTATATCACGCCGTAGTTGACTGAAAAATCTCAGACCCGTACTCCCCACCTCTGTTAATCAAGAACCCTCAATTGGGGATTTGGGTTTTGCCCGTTTCGTATTGTTGCTATCAAAGTTAAGGTTTTAGTTCTAGTTCGACGGACTTCGAATCGCCATGCTGGATCGGGTCTTCAGCCCCCGCCGGGCGCGCCGGTTCCAGCGCCTCCTCCGCAACGGTAAGCTTACTCTCCTATGCCTTGTTCTTACAGTAATCGTTTTGCGTGCAAATCTGGGAGCAGGAAAATTTGGGACTCCGGAAAAAGACCTGGATGAGATCCGGGAAACATTTTCTTACATCCGCAGGCGGGCCGAGCCCCGCCGCGTTTTGGAGGAGGCTAAGACGGAGCAAAAATCGGGTAGTAGTACGGAGAGCGGGAGTAATAGTTATGCTGAATTTGATATAACTAAGATTTTGAAGGACGAGGATGATGGAGTTGAGGAGTTCAAGCGGGATCCATCTCAGCCATATAGCCTCGGCCCGAAGATATCGGATTGGGATCAGCAGAGAGCTGAATGGCTTCAAAGGAATCCGCGTTTTCCGAATTTTATTGCTGAGAACAAGCCTCGGGTTTTGTTGGTCACCGGGTCTTCCCCGAAACCGTGTGAGAATCCGGTGGGGGATCATTACTTGTTGAAATCGATAAAGAACAAGATTGACTATTGCAGGGTTCATGGGATTGAGATTTTCTATAACATGGCTTTACTTGATGCTGAAATGGCCGGGTTTTGGGCGAAGCTGCCGCTGATTCGGAAGCTTTTGCTTTCTCATCCAGAGGTGGAGTTCTTGTGGTGGATGGATAGTGATGCGATGTTCACGGATATGGCATTTGAGGTGCCATGGGAGAGGTATAAGGATCATAATTTCGTGATGCACGGATGGAACGAGATGGTGTATGATCAGAAGAATTGGATTGGTTTGAACACTGGGAGTTTCTTGTTGAGGAATTGTCAATGGTCTTTGGATATTCTTGATACGTGGGCACCAATGGGGCCCAAGGGAAAAGTCAGGGACGAGGCAGGAAAGCTTCTGACGAGGGAGCTCAAGGGTAGGCCGGTTTTTGAAGCCGATGATCAGTCTGCTATGGTGTATATACTAGCGACGCAGAGGGAGAAGTGGGGCGACAAGGTTTATCTTGAGAATGCATATTATTTGCATGGCTATTGGGGTATTTTAGTTGATAGATATGAGGAAATGATCGAGAACTATCATCCAGGTCTTGGTGATCATCGGTGGCCGCTTGTCACTCACTTTGTGGGTTGCAAGCCTTGTGGCAAGTTTGGGGATTACCCCGTTGAGAGGTGCTTGAAGCAGATGGATCGTGCATTCAACT comes from Sesamum indicum cultivar Zhongzhi No. 13 linkage group LG10, S_indicum_v1.0, whole genome shotgun sequence and encodes:
- the LOC105171516 gene encoding xyloglucan 6-xylosyltransferase 2, with product MLDRVFSPRRARRFQRLLRNGKLTLLCLVLTVIVLRANLGAGKFGTPEKDLDEIRETFSYIRRRAEPRRVLEEAKTEQKSGSSTESGSNSYAEFDITKILKDEDDGVEEFKRDPSQPYSLGPKISDWDQQRAEWLQRNPRFPNFIAENKPRVLLVTGSSPKPCENPVGDHYLLKSIKNKIDYCRVHGIEIFYNMALLDAEMAGFWAKLPLIRKLLLSHPEVEFLWWMDSDAMFTDMAFEVPWERYKDHNFVMHGWNEMVYDQKNWIGLNTGSFLLRNCQWSLDILDTWAPMGPKGKVRDEAGKLLTRELKGRPVFEADDQSAMVYILATQREKWGDKVYLENAYYLHGYWGILVDRYEEMIENYHPGLGDHRWPLVTHFVGCKPCGKFGDYPVERCLKQMDRAFNFGDNQILQMYGFTHKSLASRRVRRTRNETSNPLEVRDELGLLHPAFKAVKVSSP